One window from the genome of Montipora foliosa isolate CH-2021 chromosome 5, ASM3666993v2, whole genome shotgun sequence encodes:
- the LOC138003145 gene encoding glycogenin-1-like, producing the protein MARKNSSRRVCIHCFLSTILVVAIVSIAVSPFLTPYSFKFIIKMSLSAVSSDQKRFLDNELQLAYSEWKLYQMETRYGQLWCKEKFQSRNDVTWLTIVTNDDFIVPALVLGHSIRTFSCQRNMIAYISEDVSKNTREALQACGWETRLVGEMDCNWMDEKLGRDRNSNFFGIPLGKRIKGTHTRFYAWNYTQFSKIVYVDADYMLMTNMDELFDIEEDFAAAPSSRPGLLDPCFNAGLLVFRPDSRYYREIVEFWRKRAEKGTCLNDQEVLNEYYSDLDNWKTLPYAYNVRRSIFRPLKSFHFACCRPRKPWAAECRPSRREASEYNGPILTVDDIAVLFWKNFYQLLRTYSLEVWYRSTKFYRPEQEVGNVSYADCVKEKYTSEPFSLRKLLIKN; encoded by the coding sequence atggCACGGAAAAACTCTAGTAGACGCGTTTGCATCCACTGTTTCCTTTCAACGATATTGGTTGTCGCTATCGTTAGCATTGCAGTCTCTCCTTTTTTGACTCCATATTCATTCAAGTTTATCATCAAAATGTCCCTATCAGCAGTTTCAAGCGATCAAAAGAGGTTCTTGGACAATGAATTGCAGCTTGCTTATTCAGAATGGAAGCTTTATCAAATGGAAACCCGCTACGGACAATTGTGGTGCAAGGAAAAGTTTCAGTCACGAAACGATGTGACATGGTTGACGATTGTAACAAATGATGATTTTATTGTTCCGGCTTTGGTCCTTGGTCACTCGATCCGcacattttcttgtcaaagaaacatgATTGCGTACATCTCGGAAGATGTGAGTAAAAACACAAGGGAAGCGCTTCAGGCATGTGGCTGGGAAACTCGATTGGTGGGAGAAATGGACTGTAACTGGATGGATGAAAAGTTAGGTCGAGATCGGAATAGCAACTTCTTTGGAATACCTCTTGGCAAAAGAATAAAAGGTACCCACACGAGATTCTATGCATGGAATTACACTCAGTTCTCTAAAATCGTTTACGTCGATGCGGATTACATGTTGATGACCAACATGGATGAACTTTTCGACATTGAGGAAGATTTTGCAGCGGCTCCGTCTTCGAGACCAGGTTTGCTTGATCCCTGCTTCAACGCGGGTCTGCTGGTATTTAGACCGGATTCTCGATATTACCGAGAAATCGTGGAATTCTGGAGGAAAAGAGCAGAGAAAGGCACCTGTTTGAATGATCAGGAGGTGCTGAACGAGTACTACTCAGATCTTGACAACTGGAAAACGCTGCCGTATGCTTACAACGTCAGAAGGTCAATATTCAGACCCCTCAAGTCCTTCCACTTTGCCTGCTGTCGTCCACGAAAGCCATGGGCAGCAGAGTGTCGACCCAGCAGAAGAGAGGCGTCCGAATATAACGGACCTATACTTACTGTTGATGACATAGCAGTACTTTTCTGGAAGAACTTTTACCAGCTTCTGAGGACCTACTCTTTAGAGGTTTGGTACAGATCAACAAAGTTCTATAGACCAGAGCAGGAAGTTGGCAATGTAAGTTATGCTGATTGTGTAAAGGAGAAATACACTTCTGAACCATTCAGCTTGAGGAAATTGctgataaaaaattaa